From one Mustela nigripes isolate SB6536 chromosome 16, MUSNIG.SB6536, whole genome shotgun sequence genomic stretch:
- the G6PC3 gene encoding glucose-6-phosphatase 3 isoform X1: MESTLGAGIAMAEALQNQLPWLENVWLWVTFLGDPKSLFLFYFPAAYYASRRVGIAVLWISLITEWLNLVFKWFLFGDRPFWWVHESGYYSQAPAQVHQFPSSCETGPGSPSGHCMITGAALWPIMTAISSQLATRTHSHWVRMIPSLAYCTFLLAVGLSRIFLLAHFPHQVLGGLITGAVLGWLMTPRVPTERELSFYGLTSLALLLGASLIYWTLFTLGLDLSWSISLASKWCERPEWVHVDSRPFASLSRDSGAALGLGIALHSPCYAQVRRAYLGYGQKIACLVLAMGLLGPLDWLGHPPQISLFYIFNFLKYTLWPCLVLALVPWVVYTFSAHETPPVRSS, from the exons ATGGAGTCCACGCTGGGCGCGGGCATCGCGATGGCCGAGGCACTGCAAAACCAACTGCCTTGGTTGGAGAACGTGTGGCTCTGGGTCACCTTTCTGGGCGATCCCAAGAGCCTCTTTCTGTTCTACTTCCCCGCGGCCTACTACGCTTCCCGCCGCGTGGGCATCGCAGTGCTCTGGATCAGCCTCATCACCGAGTGGCTCAACCTCGTCTTCAAGTG GTTTCTGTTTGGAGACAGGCCCTTTTGGTGGGTCCATGAGTCTGGGTACTACagccaggccccagcccaggTTCACCAGTTCCCCTCTTCTTGTGAAACTGGTCCAG GCAGCCCTTCTGGACACTGCATGATCACAGGAGCCGCCCTCTGGCCCATCATGACGGCCATCTCTTCCCAGCTGGCCACGAGGACCCACAG CCACTGGGTAAGGATGATACCCAGCCTGGCTTACTGCACCTTCCTATTGGCGGTCGGCCTGTCCCGGATCTTCCTCTTAGCACATTTCCCTCACCAGGTGTTGGGTGGCTTAATAACTG GTGCTGTCCTGGGCTGGCTCATGACCCCCCGCGTGCCCACGGAGCGGGAGCTAAGCTTCTATGGATTGACCTCACTGGCCCTTTTGCTGGGTGCCAGCCTCATCTATTGGACCCTCTTTACACTGGGCCTGGATCTTTCTTG GTCCATCAGCCTGGCCTCCAAGTGGTGTGAGCGGCCTGAGTGGGTGCACGTGGATAGCCGGCCCTTTGCCTCCCTGAGCCGCGACTCAGGGGCCGCCCTGGGTCTGGGCATCGCCCTGCATTCTCCCTGCTATGCCCAGGTACGGCGGGCATACTTGGGATATGGCCAGAAGATAGCCTGCCTTGTGCTGGCCATGGGGCTGCTGGGCCCCCTGGACTGGCTGGGCCACCCCCCTCAGATCAGCCTTTTCTACATCTTCAATTTCCTCAAGTACACCCTGTGGCCATGCCTGGTCCTGGCCCTCGTGCCCTGGGTGGTGTACACGTTCAGTGCCCACGAAACACCACCTGTCCGCTCTTCTTGA
- the G6PC3 gene encoding glucose-6-phosphatase 3 isoform X2, translating to MITGAALWPIMTAISSQLATRTHSHWVRMIPSLAYCTFLLAVGLSRIFLLAHFPHQVLGGLITGAVLGWLMTPRVPTERELSFYGLTSLALLLGASLIYWTLFTLGLDLSWSISLASKWCERPEWVHVDSRPFASLSRDSGAALGLGIALHSPCYAQVRRAYLGYGQKIACLVLAMGLLGPLDWLGHPPQISLFYIFNFLKYTLWPCLVLALVPWVVYTFSAHETPPVRSS from the exons ATGATCACAGGAGCCGCCCTCTGGCCCATCATGACGGCCATCTCTTCCCAGCTGGCCACGAGGACCCACAG CCACTGGGTAAGGATGATACCCAGCCTGGCTTACTGCACCTTCCTATTGGCGGTCGGCCTGTCCCGGATCTTCCTCTTAGCACATTTCCCTCACCAGGTGTTGGGTGGCTTAATAACTG GTGCTGTCCTGGGCTGGCTCATGACCCCCCGCGTGCCCACGGAGCGGGAGCTAAGCTTCTATGGATTGACCTCACTGGCCCTTTTGCTGGGTGCCAGCCTCATCTATTGGACCCTCTTTACACTGGGCCTGGATCTTTCTTG GTCCATCAGCCTGGCCTCCAAGTGGTGTGAGCGGCCTGAGTGGGTGCACGTGGATAGCCGGCCCTTTGCCTCCCTGAGCCGCGACTCAGGGGCCGCCCTGGGTCTGGGCATCGCCCTGCATTCTCCCTGCTATGCCCAGGTACGGCGGGCATACTTGGGATATGGCCAGAAGATAGCCTGCCTTGTGCTGGCCATGGGGCTGCTGGGCCCCCTGGACTGGCTGGGCCACCCCCCTCAGATCAGCCTTTTCTACATCTTCAATTTCCTCAAGTACACCCTGTGGCCATGCCTGGTCCTGGCCCTCGTGCCCTGGGTGGTGTACACGTTCAGTGCCCACGAAACACCACCTGTCCGCTCTTCTTGA
- the G6PC3 gene encoding glucose-6-phosphatase 3 isoform X3, translated as MESTLGAGIAMAEALQNQLPWLENVWLWVTFLGDPKSLFLFYFPAAYYASRRVGIAVLWISLITEWLNLVFKWFLFGDRPFWWVHESGYYSQAPAQVHQFPSSCETGPGSPSGHCMITGAALWPIMTAISSQLATRTHRCCPGLAHDPPRAHGAGAKLLWIDLTGPFAGCQPHLLDPLYTGPGSFLVHQPGLQVV; from the exons ATGGAGTCCACGCTGGGCGCGGGCATCGCGATGGCCGAGGCACTGCAAAACCAACTGCCTTGGTTGGAGAACGTGTGGCTCTGGGTCACCTTTCTGGGCGATCCCAAGAGCCTCTTTCTGTTCTACTTCCCCGCGGCCTACTACGCTTCCCGCCGCGTGGGCATCGCAGTGCTCTGGATCAGCCTCATCACCGAGTGGCTCAACCTCGTCTTCAAGTG GTTTCTGTTTGGAGACAGGCCCTTTTGGTGGGTCCATGAGTCTGGGTACTACagccaggccccagcccaggTTCACCAGTTCCCCTCTTCTTGTGAAACTGGTCCAG GCAGCCCTTCTGGACACTGCATGATCACAGGAGCCGCCCTCTGGCCCATCATGACGGCCATCTCTTCCCAGCTGGCCACGAGGACCCACAG GTGCTGTCCTGGGCTGGCTCATGACCCCCCGCGTGCCCACGGAGCGGGAGCTAAGCTTCTATGGATTGACCTCACTGGCCCTTTTGCTGGGTGCCAGCCTCATCTATTGGACCCTCTTTACACTGGGCCTGGATCTTTCTTG GTCCATCAGCCTGGCCTCCAAGTGGTGTGA